GAAAATGCCTGCGAGAAAGCTGAATTCGGCGATATTCCCATCACTCTGGGGGTGGGAGTTGCTGCCAAACATGATACAGAAGAAAAGTTCGAAGATTTCATGGCCAGAGCAGACGGGAGAATGTATAAGGATAAACTGACCAAAGCTTACAGCGCCGAAAACAAGCTTGTACAGAACATGCTCAATGCCCTTTCGGCCAAAAGCCAGGAGACCATGGAGCATGCCATGAGGATGACCGAGCTGGCACACAGGCTGGGAGAAAAGATCGGCCTATCAAACGAGCAAATAAATAATTTATCCCTTCTGGCTTCACTCCATGATATAGGTAAAACCACGATTTCAAAGGATATACTGAACAAACCCGAAGATTTGACGGCGGAAGAATGGGATATAATAAAAGAACATCCTGAAAGAGGATATAATATCGCTTCAGCGACCGAGGAATTTGGGCCTATTGCCAGAGCTATTTTATGTCATCATGAGCGGTGGGATGGCAGAGGCTATCCGAAGGGACTGGCAGGAGAAGAGATTCCACTTTTATCAAGGATAATCTCGATTGTGGATTCTTACGATGTGATGACTGCAGGCAGACCCTACAAAGATGCCCTGAGTAAAGAAGCGACCTTCCAGGAGATAGAAAGATGTGCAGGCAGTCAATTTGATCCTGAGCTGGCCGAAAAGTTTGTAAAAATGATGAAAAGTGATATAGAGTGATTTAATATTCAATGACTTTTGACTGCATAAGTCATTCATGATATAATTTCTCAAGCAGGTTTCACTTCAAAATCGCTGGTAAATTCGTCAAAATTCGTAAAGGAAGCAATATTTTTTAATCGGGTGATCGATTGCTGACCGGAGAAAATCCGGTTAGCGATCGATTTAAAAGGAAAGTCTGCCTGAGGCAGGAAGTTTTTACTCCTCCTTGAGACAGCACGGTCCCGCCACTGTAAGCAGCGCTAACACTCTTTGGAGATCAGCCACTTGATTGCCGAAACTTCAAGCGATCAGGGAAGGCACAAAGAGTCTTGCTGTAAGTCAGCAAGCCTGCCCGGTTAGCGATAGTTTTTTCATATTATTGAGTGGATGATGGCAAAGTCCACAATCCCTTTTGGGGTTGTGGGCTTTTTTAATGGGTTAAAAATTAAAACAGGAGGTAAAAAATGAGTGCCAGGGAAGCGAAAATGAAAGCGGCGGTACTGAAAGAACCCAAAGACCTGAGGCTGGAAAAAATTCCCCGGCCGGAATGTCCGCCCGGAGGAGTTTTGATCGAGACAGCGGCCAGTGCAATCTGCAATGCCGACGTAAAAATGGTCGATAAAGGACATAAAGCTCTGGATTATCCCCGGATTTTGGGGCATGAAGTCACCGGAAAAATATTAGAAAGTCTGACAGAACAGTTCGAAAGAGGCGATAGGGTGCAGATAGCTCCTGGAATAGTCTGCGGGGAATGTGAATTCTGCCAGCAGGGTCTTACGAATAACTGTGAGGAAATAGAGATACTCGGTTTTACCAGAGACGGAGGCTTTGCCGAGTATCTGTCAATCCCGGCTAAGGGAATAAAAACCGGAGCGGTGAATTCAATACCCGATAAGCTATCATTCTCCCGGGCGGTCTTCTCAGAACCATTAGCCTGCTGCATCAACGGGCTGGACCTGGCCCGGGTGAAGCAGGGAGACAGTGTTTTGATAATTGGCGCAGGTCCCATAGGCTGCCTTCAGGCTATGCTGGCCGAGACTTACGGAGCCAAAAAAATTATAATGGCGGATAGACTGGAGAGAAGGCTGGAATTTGTCGATTCAGAAAAAGCAGCTTTAACAAAAGTGGATTGCCTGATAAATACCGGAAGGGAATCATTGAACAGAGCTGTAATGAAGGAGACAGCTGATCGGGGGGTGGACGTTATTATTTTAGCCTGCCGTCAGGGAGCAGCAGCCTATCCCCTTCCCGAGCTGCTTAAATTTAGAGGCAGAATTTTGTTGTTTTCCGGGCTGCCTGCCGAAGATGCAGCCCTGGAAGTGGATGGAAATCTGCTGCACTACGGTGAAAAAGCGTTGATAGGAGCATATGGTTGTACTGCTGAGCAGAACCAAAAGGCCTTAAAACTTATAGCCGAAGGAAAAATAGCGGTCGACCGGCTTATCACTGATGAAATTCCCCTGGAACAGATTTCGCAGGGTATAAAAAAGGCGAGAAATAAAATAGGAATGAAGACAATCATTCAATTCGAACACCAGAAAGGAGAGATTATTTAATGGGCCAGCTGACAGGTAAAGAATTTGGAGCCCGGATAAATCAATTGATCGAGGAGAAAAATTTTTCCAGAGAAGATATGGAAATGATGTTTTCTGAGGTGCTTCGAGATGAACCGACCGAAATGCAGCAGGGGGCTTTTCTGGCAGCTCTGACCGCCAAAGGGGAAACAGCAGAGGAGATTGCTGGCAGCTGGGATGCTATCTACAATTTAGATACTGTGAAAGTAAATCCCGATGTCGATGAGCCTCTGGTGGAAAATTCCGGGACAGGAATGGATGCAGTCGAAACTTTTAATATCAGCACAGCAGCTTCTCTCGTCGCTGCTGCCGCCGGAATAAATATGGCCAGACATGGATCCCGGGCAATCACTTCTAACTGCGGTACGATTGATATTCTTGAGGAGCTGGGTGTGGGAGTTGAATCTCCGCCGGAAATTATAGTTGACAGCATAGAAAAAACCGGTCTGGGGATATTCAATGGAATGAACTCTCAGGTGCATCCGGAAGCTCTGGGTAGAATTCTGGCCAAAATCTCCTTTGGAACCACCTTAAACATAGCTGCCTCCCTGGCAAACCCTGTTCGCCCCCGCTATGGGGTGCGCGGTGTTTATTCTCGAAAATTATTGAAACCGGTGGCCAGGGTGATGCATCTAATTGGCTATAGGAGGGCAATGGTGGTCTGCGGTCTGGCTGAAAGTGGAGATAAGAAAAAGACAATGGATGAAGCTTCGACTCTAGGTCAAAATTATCTCGTAGAAATTGATGAAGATGGTGAGCTGGAGGAATATTCTTTTTCGCCCGAAATGCTGGGAATCGAAAAAACAAACAGCCATGATATTGCTCCTCATGAAAATCGTGAGAGAGAAGCTTTAAAACTCCTGAAGGTATTAACAGGAAAAGAAA
This genomic window from Halarsenatibacter silvermanii contains:
- a CDS encoding HD-GYP domain-containing protein, which gives rise to ENACEKAEFGDIPITLGVGVAAKHDTEEKFEDFMARADGRMYKDKLTKAYSAENKLVQNMLNALSAKSQETMEHAMRMTELAHRLGEKIGLSNEQINNLSLLASLHDIGKTTISKDILNKPEDLTAEEWDIIKEHPERGYNIASATEEFGPIARAILCHHERWDGRGYPKGLAGEEIPLLSRIISIVDSYDVMTAGRPYKDALSKEATFQEIERCAGSQFDPELAEKFVKMMKSDIE
- a CDS encoding alcohol dehydrogenase catalytic domain-containing protein produces the protein MSAREAKMKAAVLKEPKDLRLEKIPRPECPPGGVLIETAASAICNADVKMVDKGHKALDYPRILGHEVTGKILESLTEQFERGDRVQIAPGIVCGECEFCQQGLTNNCEEIEILGFTRDGGFAEYLSIPAKGIKTGAVNSIPDKLSFSRAVFSEPLACCINGLDLARVKQGDSVLIIGAGPIGCLQAMLAETYGAKKIIMADRLERRLEFVDSEKAALTKVDCLINTGRESLNRAVMKETADRGVDVIILACRQGAAAYPLPELLKFRGRILLFSGLPAEDAALEVDGNLLHYGEKALIGAYGCTAEQNQKALKLIAEGKIAVDRLITDEIPLEQISQGIKKARNKIGMKTIIQFEHQKGEII
- the trpD gene encoding anthranilate phosphoribosyltransferase, producing MGQLTGKEFGARINQLIEEKNFSREDMEMMFSEVLRDEPTEMQQGAFLAALTAKGETAEEIAGSWDAIYNLDTVKVNPDVDEPLVENSGTGMDAVETFNISTAASLVAAAAGINMARHGSRAITSNCGTIDILEELGVGVESPPEIIVDSIEKTGLGIFNGMNSQVHPEALGRILAKISFGTTLNIAASLANPVRPRYGVRGVYSRKLLKPVARVMHLIGYRRAMVVCGLAESGDKKKTMDEASTLGQNYLVEIDEDGELEEYSFSPEMLGIEKTNSHDIAPHENREREALKLLKVLTGKERGSREKIVSLNAALILYLMDYSDEIEDGYRQAREILASGAAVEKLKEWVKVQNTDSQKRLNRLESLLEKV